A region of Maniola jurtina chromosome 7, ilManJurt1.1, whole genome shotgun sequence DNA encodes the following proteins:
- the LOC123866646 gene encoding E3 SUMO-protein ligase ZBED1-like — protein sequence MAPPKSIIWTHFTKTNETIAKCKQCFKSVKYCGNTSNLFKHSKTHGISVDKGKLQKKENNKSNESSKNTIVLANSRHLMEDDQPQASTSKISEDRDDCSSVTTLTSMDSETARELCLSNSIKNAFERISSNKAGGTKYNRIVQALIFFICQDMRPFNIVEGEGFLRLVKELEPTFKVPGAKYLKKMTTEKYEACITICKSKLSKIDNFCLTLDIWTETMNEVGFMGVTIHFVENGQMCMYYLATRALRERHTAEYISENLLDILKKWNIPLTKIRAAVSDNASSMLAAIRMSLGEKKHLPCFAHTINLVVEEALKLPSVKSAVIKVREIVNWIKNSVVQSDKLRKIQMRNNVSAGSVLKLIADVRTRWNSTFFMLERFLKLRIVISEIVIESVVAPNLPSAVEMETLNELTTVLKPFEYVTRESSGQKYVTISKIIPMLNCLTTELNSITPNSAIVKECKDVLLRELKRRYGMIELNDHAAIATILDPRFKNLHFQDPSACGRAIQKLRTMVVGQLSSPSESEDDVSSTAPPEYDFWKHHKELAHGHKKKKKSHQGDEVSLYLSNPVVSLKSNPFAEWDDMKLVFPCLYKYAQQYLIVVATSVPSECLFSKAGATMTQTRNRLSSKYLEQLLFLGNLNAEEFFV from the exons ATGGCACCACCAAAATCTATAATATGGACACATtttaccaaaacaaacgaaacaATTGCAAAATGTAaacagtgttttaagtctgTGAAGTATTGTGGGAATACGTCGAATTTATTCAAGCATTCTAAAACTCATGGAATTTCTGTGGACAAAGGCAAATtacagaaaaaagaaaataataagtcCAACGAAAG ttcaaaaaatacaatagtgTTGGCCAACTCAAGGCATTTAATGGAAGATGATCAACCCCAAGCATCAACATCGAAAATTTCAGAAGATCGTGATGATTGCTCTAGTGTAACCACATTAACAAGTATGGACTCGGAGACTGCAAGGGAGCTATGTCTGAGCAATTCAATAAAGAATGCGTTTGAACGAATTTCATCtaataaag ctgGTGGTACGAAGTATAACAGAATTGTTCAAgcattgatattttttatctgtCAAGATATGCGTCCATTTAATATAGTTGAAGGTGAAGGCTTTTTACGACTTGTAAAAGAACTGGAGCCTACTTTTAAAGTTCCTGGCGcaaagtatttaaagaaaatgaCTACCGAAAAGTACGAAGCTTGTATAACTATTTGTAAGTCCAAATTATCCAAGATAGACAATTTCTGTTTAACGCTGGACATATGGACAGAGACAATGAATGAAGTAGGATTCATGGGCGTCACCATACATTTTGTAGAAAATGGTCAAATGTGTATGTATTATCTTGCAACTCGTGCATTAAGAGAGCGACATACAGCTGAATACATATCGGAAAACCTGctggatattttgaaaaaatggaATATTCCACTTACCAAAATTCGTGCTGCTGTATCAGATAATGCCAGTTCAATGTTGGCTGCCATACGAATGTCTTTAGGcgaaaaaaaacatttaccgTGTTTTGCCCATACTATTAACCTTGTAGTTGAAGAGGCACTAAAGTTGCCCAGTGTTAAATCAGCTGTTATAAAAGTACGAGAAATTGTTAATTGGATAAAAAATAGTGTTGTGCAGTCGGATAAGCTACGAAAAATCCAAATGCGTAATAATGTTTCGGCAGGATCAGTTTTAAAACTTATTGCAGATGTAAGAACTAGGTGGAACTCAACTTTTTTTATGTTAGAGCGATTTCTAAAGTTAAGAATAGTAATATCAGAAATTGTAATTGAGAGTGTAGTGGCTCCAAATTTGCCAAGTGCAGTGGAAATGGAAACCTTGAATGAGCTTACAACTGTATTAAAGCCTTTTGAATATGTAACAAGAGAATCATCGGGCCAAAAGTATGTAACAATCTCCAAAATTATACCAATGCTTAATTGCTTAACTACAGAACTGAATAGTATCACTCCAAACTCCGCTATCGTTAAAGAATGTAAGGATGTTTTATTGAGAGAGCTGAAAAGGAGGTATGGGATGATTGAATTAAACGATCATGCAGCCATTGCAACAATTCTAGACCCAAGGTTTAAAAATCTGCATTTCCAAGACCCCTCTGCATGCGGAAGAGCTATTCAAAAACTTAGAACCATGGTTGTCGGACAACTAAGTAGCCCAAGTGAGTCAGAAGATGATGTCTCATCTACTGCACCACCTGAATACGATTTTTGGAAACATCATAAAGAGTTAGCACATGGGcacaagaagaaaaaaaaatctcatcaGGGAGATGAAGTTTCTCTTTATTTATCAAATCCAGTAGTTTCTCTTAAAAGCAACCCATTTGCAGAATGGGATGACATGAAGTTGGTGTTTCCTTGTCTGTACAAGTATGCACAGCAATATTTAATTGTTGTTGCAACATCAGTTCCTAGCGAGTGCCTTTTTTCCAAAGCCGGTGCAACAATGACACAAACAAGAAACAGATTGTCTTCTAAATACCTTGAACAGTTACTGTTTTTGGGCAATCTTAATGCTGAagagttttttgtttaa